From one Chryseobacterium sp. 3008163 genomic stretch:
- the rpsA gene encoding 30S ribosomal protein S1, giving the protein MSKETNSAEVILNQNVAPEQFDWDSFESGLDADARKEKSDLEEIYNGSLSSLNDNDVITGKVVRLTDKEAIVDIDFKSEGVISLNEFRYNPGLKVGDDVEVMVDRREDKTGQLQLSHRKARTLKAWDRVNELHETGEIVNGFVKSRTKGGMIVDVHGIEAFLPGSQIDVKPIKDYDQFVGKTMEFKVVKINPEFKNVVVSHKALIEADIEGQKKEIIAQLEKGQVLEGTVKNITSYGVFVDLGGVDGLIHITDLSWSRVNHPSEILEDGQTVKVVILDFDDEKTRIQLGMKQLEAHPWDALSADMKVGDKVKGKVVVLADYGAFVEIAPGVEGLIHVSEMSWSTHLRSAGDFVKVGDEVEAEVLTLDREDRKISLGMKQLSKDPWENIEAKYPVSSEHVGTVRNFTNFGVFVELEEGIDGLIYISDLSWTKKIKHPSEFCAVGDKLNVVVLELDIQARRLSLGHKQLTENPWDKFETKYAEGTVHAGKAVEVHDKGASVQFEDAEVEAFCPSRLLEKEDGSKIKKGEDAQFKVIEFNKEFKRVVVSHTGIFRDEEKKNAREASNNRSNNNSNTSSSSSNNEERSTLGDIDVLAELKRKMEGGK; this is encoded by the coding sequence ATGTCAAAAGAGACAAATTCAGCAGAGGTTATTCTTAACCAAAACGTAGCACCAGAACAATTTGACTGGGATTCTTTCGAATCTGGTCTTGATGCAGATGCTAGAAAAGAAAAAAGCGATCTTGAAGAAATCTATAACGGATCTCTTAGCAGCTTAAATGATAACGACGTTATCACTGGTAAAGTTGTAAGATTGACTGACAAAGAAGCTATCGTAGACATCGATTTCAAATCTGAAGGTGTTATTTCTCTTAACGAATTCCGTTACAACCCGGGCCTTAAAGTAGGTGATGATGTTGAAGTAATGGTAGACAGAAGAGAAGACAAAACTGGTCAATTACAATTATCTCACAGAAAAGCTAGAACGCTTAAAGCTTGGGATAGAGTAAACGAACTTCACGAAACTGGAGAAATCGTTAACGGTTTTGTAAAATCTAGAACTAAAGGAGGTATGATCGTTGACGTACACGGTATCGAAGCATTCTTACCAGGTTCTCAAATCGACGTTAAGCCAATTAAAGATTACGATCAGTTCGTAGGTAAAACTATGGAGTTCAAAGTTGTGAAAATCAACCCTGAGTTCAAAAACGTAGTTGTATCTCACAAAGCATTGATCGAAGCAGATATCGAAGGTCAGAAAAAAGAAATCATCGCACAACTTGAAAAAGGTCAGGTTCTTGAAGGTACTGTTAAGAATATTACTTCTTACGGTGTATTCGTAGATCTTGGTGGTGTAGACGGATTGATCCACATTACAGACCTTTCTTGGTCTAGAGTGAACCATCCATCTGAAATCTTAGAAGACGGACAAACTGTGAAAGTGGTTATCCTTGACTTTGATGACGAGAAAACTAGAATCCAATTGGGTATGAAGCAATTAGAAGCTCATCCTTGGGATGCTCTTTCTGCTGACATGAAAGTTGGTGATAAAGTAAAAGGAAAAGTAGTAGTTCTTGCAGACTATGGTGCATTCGTAGAGATCGCTCCAGGTGTAGAAGGATTAATTCACGTTTCTGAAATGTCTTGGTCTACTCATTTGAGAAGCGCAGGAGATTTCGTAAAAGTAGGTGACGAAGTGGAAGCTGAAGTACTTACTTTAGATAGAGAAGACAGAAAAATCTCTCTAGGTATGAAACAATTATCTAAAGATCCTTGGGAAAATATCGAAGCTAAATATCCAGTGAGCTCTGAGCATGTTGGAACTGTAAGAAACTTTACAAACTTCGGTGTATTCGTAGAATTGGAAGAAGGTATCGACGGATTAATCTATATCTCAGACCTTTCTTGGACTAAGAAAATCAAGCATCCATCAGAATTCTGTGCAGTAGGTGACAAATTGAATGTTGTAGTTCTTGAACTAGACATCCAGGCTAGAAGATTATCTCTAGGTCACAAGCAATTGACAGAAAACCCATGGGATAAATTTGAAACTAAATATGCTGAAGGAACTGTACACGCTGGTAAAGCTGTAGAAGTACACGATAAAGGTGCTTCTGTACAATTCGAAGATGCTGAAGTAGAAGCTTTCTGCCCTTCAAGATTATTAGAGAAAGAAGATGGATCTAAAATCAAAAAAGGTGAAGATGCTCAATTCAAAGTAATCGAATTCAACAAAGAATTCAAAAGAGTAGTAGTTTCTCACACAGGTATCTTCAGAGACGAAGAGAAAAAGAATGCAAGAGAAGC